The Falco peregrinus isolate bFalPer1 chromosome 1, bFalPer1.pri, whole genome shotgun sequence genome has a window encoding:
- the NPS gene encoding neuropeptide S — protein sequence MTFGFAGSGFTSLQNSTQSAALPHARAWGSLCRLNFVFILWISMILLCSSYPVVPSTSSNPFYLNCQLYGKSDYCLVLLNNCLAKVGRNEELAFLKPYLEMPFNKRSFRNGVGSGIKKTSFRRAKS from the exons ATGACGTTTGGCTTTGCAGGCTCAGGTTTTACGTCACTGCAGAATTCGACGCAgtcagcagctctgcctcaTGCTAGGGCGTGGG gaagtctATGCAGgttaaactttgttttcattctttggaTCTCAATGATACTCTTGTGCTCGAGTTACCCAGTTGTCCCTTCCACG agCAGCAATCCTTTTTATTTGAATTGCCAGCTGTATGGAAAATCTGATTACTGCCTCGTCCTGCTGAATAACTGCTTAGCCAAGGTGGGCAGGAATGAAGAACTGGCTTTTTTAAAGCCTTACCTGGAGATGCCTTTCAATAAACGGTCCTTTCGCAATGGTGTTGGatcaggaattaaaaaaacttcCTTTCGAAGAGCAAAGTCATAA